The following proteins come from a genomic window of Streptomyces liliiviolaceus:
- a CDS encoding MarR family winged helix-turn-helix transcriptional regulator, whose amino-acid sequence MPKPLSLAFDPIARADELWKQRWGSVPSMGAITSIMRAHQILLAEVDGVVKPYGLTFARYEALVLLTFSKAGELPMSKIGERLMVHPTSVTNTVDRLVRSGLVDKRPNPNDGRGTLASITDKGREVCDAATRDLMAMDFGLGAYDAEECQEIFAMLRPLRVAAHDFDEE is encoded by the coding sequence GTGCCGAAGCCGCTCAGCCTTGCCTTCGATCCCATCGCCCGAGCCGACGAACTCTGGAAACAGCGCTGGGGGTCCGTGCCGTCCATGGGCGCGATCACCTCGATCATGCGCGCGCACCAGATTCTCCTCGCCGAGGTCGACGGGGTCGTCAAGCCGTACGGGCTGACGTTCGCCCGCTACGAGGCGCTGGTGCTGCTCACCTTCTCCAAGGCGGGTGAGCTGCCGATGTCCAAGATCGGCGAGCGGCTGATGGTCCACCCGACGTCCGTGACGAACACGGTGGACCGGCTCGTACGGTCCGGGCTCGTCGACAAACGGCCCAACCCCAACGACGGCCGCGGCACCCTCGCCTCCATCACCGACAAGGGCCGCGAGGTCTGCGACGCGGCCACCCGCGATCTGATGGCGATGGACTTCGGGCTCGGCGCGTACGACGCCGAGGAGTGCCAGGAGATCTTCGCGATGCTGCGACCGCTGAGGGTGGCGGCGCACGACTTCGACGAGGAGTAG
- a CDS encoding ArsR/SmtB family transcription factor — protein sequence MPYHLHFGEDDFLNCRFALSPLWETHEAVRTLRRPERQGYHPAWLRRIRSAAAELDLEPLWLLMPQRGNSPDCLMPPPIGPAATFEEEIAAVRATDPELARTELAISLADTPGATESPAGRAMLADPARAVRELADTTEAAWHALVEPAWPRLRALLEADIAFHSRRLAEVGLAGLLPELDRRVAWDAGRLTVDSRGEHVRELGGQGLVLMPSVFTWPDVVSGFDPPWQPALVYPARGIGGLWAEPSDRTPEALVRLLGRGRAAVLAALAEPTSTTALAHRLGLAPSSVSAHLSTLRDAGLLVAHRYGHQVLYERTPLGIALASGGA from the coding sequence ATGCCGTACCACCTCCACTTCGGGGAGGACGACTTCCTCAACTGCCGTTTCGCGCTGTCGCCCCTGTGGGAGACGCACGAGGCGGTACGCACCCTGCGGCGCCCCGAGCGGCAGGGCTACCACCCCGCCTGGCTGCGCCGCATCCGTTCGGCCGCCGCCGAGCTGGACCTGGAGCCGCTGTGGCTGCTGATGCCGCAGCGCGGGAACAGCCCGGACTGTCTGATGCCCCCTCCGATCGGGCCCGCGGCCACGTTCGAGGAGGAGATCGCCGCCGTGCGCGCCACGGACCCCGAGCTCGCGCGGACCGAACTCGCGATCTCCCTCGCGGACACCCCGGGCGCCACCGAGTCCCCGGCCGGCCGGGCGATGCTCGCCGACCCCGCCCGCGCGGTACGGGAGCTGGCGGACACGACGGAGGCGGCCTGGCACGCCCTCGTGGAACCCGCCTGGCCGAGGCTGCGGGCCCTCCTGGAGGCCGACATCGCCTTCCACTCCCGGCGCCTCGCCGAGGTGGGCCTCGCCGGACTGCTCCCGGAATTGGACCGGCGGGTCGCCTGGGACGCGGGCAGGCTCACGGTCGACTCACGGGGCGAGCACGTACGCGAACTGGGCGGCCAGGGGCTCGTGCTGATGCCCAGCGTCTTCACCTGGCCGGACGTGGTGAGCGGCTTCGACCCGCCCTGGCAGCCGGCGCTGGTCTACCCGGCGCGCGGCATCGGGGGCCTGTGGGCCGAGCCGTCCGACCGCACACCCGAAGCCCTCGTACGGCTGCTGGGCCGGGGCCGGGCCGCCGTGCTGGCCGCGCTCGCGGAACCCACCTCCACCACGGCCCTCGCGCACCGCCTCGGCCTCGCGCCCTCGTCCGTCTCCGCGCATCTGTCGACGCTGCGGGACGCGGGCCTGCTCGTCGCACACCGGTACGGGCACCAGGTGCTGTACGAGAGGACACCGCTCGGCATCGCGCTGGCCTCGGGCGGGGCCTGA
- a CDS encoding MFS transporter, whose translation MPEETQTATAAPEPSADTRGSGYGRVFAVGEFRFVFAAHALSLLGVVVSEIALTVLVYELTGSPLLSALAFALGFLPYLVGGTLLSGVADRFPARRVLVVCDLVCAGCAALMAVPATPVAALLALRCAIAAVSPVFSGTRMATLTQILGDGDLFVLGRSLLRIVSQSAVLVGFGLGGVLLTFVSPRGALGITFGTFLASALLLRVGTRRRPARTGAGPLMRYSLAGTRQVLADRRIRALLLLLWVPPMFVVAPEALAAAYADEIGVGTAWIGLLMCAMPIGTIAGELYAGSALSPATRSRIVLPLAGCGLLPLLAYPFHPDLGWILLALLVAGSTGAYTLGLDRWFVDAVPDELRGRAMTVHTAGLMTIQGVGMALAGAAAEFWPVSTVVGGVGVLGTVCCLLLAAEVRRTGGTGGEAARKG comes from the coding sequence ATGCCAGAAGAAACACAGACCGCGACGGCGGCCCCCGAACCCTCCGCCGACACGCGGGGAAGCGGATACGGCCGGGTCTTCGCCGTCGGGGAGTTCCGGTTCGTCTTCGCAGCCCACGCCCTGTCCCTGCTGGGCGTCGTCGTCAGCGAGATCGCCCTGACCGTCCTCGTGTACGAACTGACGGGATCGCCGCTGCTCAGCGCGCTGGCCTTCGCGCTGGGCTTCCTGCCGTACCTCGTGGGCGGGACGCTGCTGTCCGGAGTGGCCGACCGGTTCCCGGCCCGGCGGGTGCTCGTCGTGTGCGACCTCGTGTGCGCCGGATGCGCGGCGCTGATGGCCGTGCCGGCCACCCCCGTCGCCGCGCTGCTCGCCCTGCGGTGCGCCATCGCCGCCGTCTCGCCGGTGTTCAGCGGCACCCGGATGGCCACGCTGACGCAGATCCTCGGGGACGGCGACCTGTTCGTGCTCGGCCGCTCCCTGCTGCGGATCGTGTCGCAGAGCGCCGTGCTCGTGGGCTTCGGCCTGGGCGGCGTCCTGCTGACGTTCGTGTCCCCGCGCGGGGCCCTGGGCATCACCTTCGGCACCTTCCTCGCCTCCGCGCTGCTGCTGCGCGTCGGCACCCGGCGCAGGCCCGCGCGGACCGGCGCCGGACCGCTGATGCGGTACTCGCTCGCGGGCACCCGGCAGGTCCTGGCCGACCGCCGCATCCGGGCGCTGCTCCTGCTGCTCTGGGTGCCGCCGATGTTCGTCGTCGCACCGGAGGCACTGGCCGCCGCGTACGCGGACGAGATCGGGGTGGGCACGGCCTGGATCGGCCTGCTGATGTGCGCGATGCCGATCGGCACGATCGCGGGGGAGCTGTACGCGGGCTCCGCGCTCTCCCCGGCGACCCGCTCCCGGATCGTGCTGCCCCTCGCCGGCTGCGGTCTGCTGCCGCTCCTGGCCTACCCCTTCCATCCGGACCTCGGCTGGATCCTGCTCGCGCTGCTGGTCGCCGGGTCGACGGGCGCGTACACGCTGGGGCTCGACCGCTGGTTCGTGGACGCCGTGCCGGACGAACTGCGCGGCCGGGCGATGACCGTGCACACGGCAGGGCTGATGACCATCCAGGGCGTGGGCATGGCGCTGGCCGGGGCGGCGGCCGAGTTCTGGCCGGTCAGCACGGTGGTGGGCGGGGTCGGCGTGCTCGGGACGGTGTGCTGTCTGCTCCTGGCGGCGGAGGTGCGGCGCACGGGAGGAACGGGGGGCGAGGCCGCCCGGAAGGGGTGA
- a CDS encoding glycoside hydrolase family 6 protein, with the protein MYRPTRTRTRTRAARAVLVASAASAALGLVTGCSSPSSDGDGPAAAVRETRAANPAAGSAFWVDPQSPAARQARAWERQGRGNDARLLKRIADRPAALWPAGDHPESRIREATGAAAKDGRTPVFVAYDIPHRDCGQHSAGGARDAAAYRDWIDRFAGALGDSPALVVLEPDAVAHIVDGCTPGEYHAQREQLLSEAIVRLKAQPNTKVYLDAGNPDWIEEPRKLVEPLGRAGVANADGFALNVSNFQTDGITKEYGRRLSEALGGKHFVVDTSRNGNGPLRGDRAQAWCNPPGRALGTPPTTDTGDPVVDAYLWIKRPGESDGQCRGGPAAGQWWADYALGLARNSEPR; encoded by the coding sequence ATGTACCGGCCGACCCGTACCCGAACCCGTACCCGCGCGGCGCGCGCCGTGCTCGTCGCGTCCGCCGCGTCCGCCGCGCTGGGACTCGTGACGGGCTGCTCGTCCCCGTCCTCGGACGGGGACGGCCCGGCCGCCGCCGTCCGGGAGACCCGCGCCGCGAACCCCGCCGCGGGCTCCGCGTTCTGGGTCGACCCGCAGAGCCCCGCGGCCCGGCAGGCCCGGGCGTGGGAGCGGCAGGGCAGGGGGAACGACGCCCGGCTGCTCAAGCGCATCGCGGACCGGCCCGCGGCGCTGTGGCCGGCGGGCGACCACCCCGAGTCGAGGATCAGGGAGGCGACGGGGGCGGCCGCCAAGGACGGGCGGACGCCCGTGTTCGTCGCGTACGACATCCCGCACCGCGACTGCGGTCAGCACTCGGCGGGCGGGGCGCGCGACGCCGCCGCCTACCGGGACTGGATCGACCGGTTCGCGGGAGCCCTGGGCGACAGCCCCGCGCTGGTCGTCCTGGAGCCGGACGCCGTCGCCCACATCGTGGACGGCTGCACACCGGGCGAGTACCACGCGCAGCGCGAGCAGTTGCTCTCCGAGGCGATCGTGCGGCTGAAGGCCCAGCCGAACACGAAGGTGTACCTGGACGCGGGCAACCCGGACTGGATCGAGGAGCCGCGGAAGCTCGTCGAACCCCTCGGGCGGGCCGGGGTCGCGAACGCCGACGGCTTCGCCCTGAACGTCTCCAACTTCCAGACCGACGGGATCACCAAGGAGTACGGCCGCCGCCTCTCGGAGGCCCTCGGCGGCAAGCACTTCGTGGTGGACACCAGCCGCAACGGCAACGGCCCGCTGCGCGGCGACCGTGCGCAGGCCTGGTGCAACCCGCCGGGCCGGGCGCTCGGCACCCCGCCCACCACCGACACCGGCGACCCGGTCGTGGACGCCTACCTGTGGATCAAGCGGCCCGGGGAGTCGGACGGGCAGTGCCGGGGCGGCCCCGCGGCCGGGCAGTGGTGGGCGGACTACGCGCTGGGCCTGGCCCGCAACTCCGAGCCCCGGTAG